Proteins from a single region of Lujinxingia litoralis:
- a CDS encoding FHA domain-containing protein yields MSDAIICPQCQTAHYADEPYCENCGADMSTAMRATDEDPFAFEEIAPVPESNAADQSDDALELTEIPVEPLEAVDAEPLELAEVPVEPLAPAAPQGLEKSGYEEFPEVSVEAELAGDDDIVFDAPVDEPFESLAPPAAPLDAPFNQENNDSLAPAADAPAEFDNELPEAAPVATIEAHRTTPRHTTQVEPLPSPGTYEEPALLTLYRDQKALETYAIELDTLLIGRGESADDDEPAPEAAYSPHIDLAPYGSEEVARRQVAIYRQHKNYIVYNLAARGTQFNDELLGLGERRRLSEGDTLVIAEKVALRFSLPA; encoded by the coding sequence ATGTCCGACGCCATCATCTGTCCCCAATGCCAGACCGCTCACTACGCCGACGAGCCCTACTGCGAGAACTGCGGCGCCGATATGAGCACGGCGATGCGCGCGACCGACGAAGATCCCTTCGCCTTTGAAGAGATCGCTCCGGTCCCGGAGTCGAACGCCGCCGATCAAAGCGATGACGCCCTGGAACTGACAGAAATCCCGGTCGAGCCTCTGGAGGCCGTCGACGCCGAGCCTCTGGAGCTCGCCGAAGTTCCGGTGGAGCCCCTCGCCCCCGCGGCGCCTCAGGGTTTGGAGAAGTCCGGCTACGAAGAGTTCCCCGAAGTCTCCGTGGAAGCCGAACTGGCCGGCGATGACGATATCGTGTTCGATGCCCCCGTCGACGAGCCCTTCGAGAGCCTGGCCCCCCCGGCGGCCCCCCTGGACGCTCCTTTCAACCAAGAAAACAACGACTCGCTGGCCCCGGCGGCGGACGCACCGGCCGAGTTTGATAACGAACTGCCGGAGGCCGCGCCGGTCGCCACCATCGAGGCCCATCGCACCACGCCGCGCCACACCACGCAGGTCGAGCCCCTGCCCTCCCCGGGAACCTACGAAGAGCCCGCCCTGCTCACGCTCTACCGAGATCAGAAGGCCCTGGAAACCTACGCCATTGAGCTCGACACGCTGCTGATCGGCCGGGGCGAATCCGCAGACGATGACGAGCCGGCGCCCGAGGCAGCCTACTCCCCGCACATCGACCTCGCCCCCTACGGCAGCGAGGAGGTGGCCCGGCGCCAGGTGGCCATTTACCGCCAGCATAAAAACTACATCGTGTACAACCTGGCGGCCCGGGGCACCCAGTTCAACGACGAGCTTCTGGGCCTCGGCGAGCGCCGTCGCCTCTCCGAGGGCGACACGCTGGTGATCGCCGAAAAGGTCGCCCTGCGCTTCTCGCTGCCGGCCTGA
- a CDS encoding NADH-quinone oxidoreductase subunit N, translating to MTMQLLSTLNTLAMLAPPQGAEFAAIVPGIIVTLVALAFIIIDVFHRKGTPRDYLAYFSVIGLGVAAASCWYLWDSPLEAPTFFGMLYLDRFALFFSALASISGALAILCSPAVLRSHKMDRGEYYLLVLFSVTGMIFMAGSADLLSLFIAFEVMSIPIYVLAGFLREDSRSAEASMKYFVLGAFSAALMLYGIAMIYGATGTTNLEMIAQNLYYLEGGEGQHQGFGLAMFGVLLIFSGFAFKVAAVPFHIWTPDVYTGSPTPVVGFMATAVKAIAFAGMLRVFVVAFPLDSLRGGFFGYGWIDIAFALSAFSMVLGNVVALVQNNVKRMLAYSSIAHAGYLLVGFTAANAHPRFFLHNDAILFYLVAYTFGTIGAFAVLSYFGRRGEAVETFEDLGQLGIKYPMMGLVMAVSIFSAAGIPPTAGFLGKFYIFRSAIDVGMQTDEFAFIGLAILGVLSSVAGVYYYLKVLIYMYMKPEKRVFRPLDHTGPKVAMVVCALMTLYLGLFPARAVEIAQESVLDFSGVPASVQATIDLGQAALEAAQAE from the coding sequence ATGACCATGCAATTGCTCTCGACATTGAACACGCTCGCGATGCTCGCGCCCCCGCAGGGCGCGGAGTTTGCCGCGATCGTCCCCGGCATCATCGTCACGCTGGTGGCTCTGGCGTTCATCATCATCGACGTCTTCCACCGCAAGGGGACGCCGCGTGATTACCTGGCCTACTTCTCGGTCATCGGGCTGGGCGTGGCCGCGGCGAGCTGCTGGTACCTGTGGGATAGCCCGCTGGAAGCGCCGACCTTCTTCGGGATGCTCTACCTGGACCGCTTTGCGCTCTTCTTCTCGGCGCTGGCGTCGATCAGTGGTGCGCTGGCGATTCTTTGCTCGCCGGCGGTGTTGCGCAGCCACAAGATGGACCGCGGGGAGTACTACCTGCTGGTGCTCTTCAGCGTCACGGGCATGATCTTTATGGCGGGCTCAGCTGATTTGCTGAGCCTCTTCATCGCCTTTGAGGTCATGTCGATCCCGATCTACGTGCTGGCGGGCTTCTTGCGCGAAGACTCGCGCAGCGCCGAAGCCTCGATGAAGTACTTTGTGCTCGGGGCGTTCTCCGCGGCGCTGATGCTTTACGGCATCGCGATGATCTACGGCGCCACCGGCACGACCAACCTGGAGATGATCGCGCAGAACCTTTACTACCTCGAAGGTGGTGAGGGCCAGCACCAGGGCTTTGGTCTGGCGATGTTCGGCGTGCTTCTGATCTTCAGCGGCTTTGCGTTTAAGGTCGCCGCGGTGCCTTTCCACATCTGGACCCCGGATGTGTACACGGGTAGCCCCACGCCGGTGGTCGGTTTCATGGCCACCGCCGTAAAGGCCATTGCCTTTGCCGGAATGCTGCGCGTGTTTGTGGTGGCCTTCCCGCTCGATTCGCTGCGTGGTGGCTTCTTTGGCTACGGTTGGATCGACATTGCGTTTGCGCTTTCGGCCTTCTCGATGGTGCTGGGGAACGTGGTGGCGCTGGTGCAGAACAACGTCAAGCGCATGTTGGCCTACTCATCGATCGCCCACGCTGGCTACCTGCTGGTGGGCTTTACTGCGGCCAACGCGCACCCGCGCTTCTTTTTGCACAACGACGCCATCCTCTTTTACCTGGTGGCCTATACCTTCGGTACGATCGGCGCCTTTGCCGTGCTCTCGTACTTCGGTCGTCGTGGTGAGGCGGTCGAGACCTTCGAAGACCTGGGACAGCTGGGCATCAAGTACCCGATGATGGGGCTTGTGATGGCCGTCAGCATCTTCTCGGCGGCGGGGATCCCGCCGACGGCGGGCTTCCTGGGCAAGTTCTACATCTTCCGCTCGGCGATCGATGTGGGCATGCAAACCGATGAGTTTGCTTTCATCGGCCTGGCGATCCTCGGGGTGCTCAGCAGCGTGGCCGGCGTGTACTACTACCTGAAGGTTTTGATCTACATGTACATGAAGCCCGAGAAGCGCGTCTTCCGCCCGCTGGACCACACCGGTCCGAAGGTTGCGATGGTGGTGTGTGCGCTGATGACCCTGTACCTGGGGCTCTTCCCGGCCCGCGCGGTCGAAATCGCACAGGAGAGCGTACTGGACTTCAGCGGTGTGCCGGCTTCGGTACAGGCGACCATCGACCTGGGTCAGGCCGCTCTGGAAGCTGCGCAGGCCGAGTAA
- a CDS encoding tRNA 2-thiocytidine biosynthesis TtcA family protein produces the protein MSAAPLSSVERPPVSRPVMKLVERALRDFELVVPGDHVAVGISGGKDSLLLAAAMLEIAARDDFDIQVTLIHLDQNQPGFDRQGLQQAMTRLGVALEIIDRDTHSVVQSMLKPGQIPCAICGRMRRGILNAHCAERGYTKLAMGHHLDDAVETYFLNLLFGSRLDPLKPATPAETHPVTTIRPLILVEERKIEAWVEEVGLAPVACPVCDTFPDSSRRDVKTFWQGFSELAHRDVYASVREALYGSSGPFGGGGNHS, from the coding sequence ATGAGCGCTGCCCCTCTTTCTTCTGTCGAACGTCCGCCGGTGAGTCGCCCGGTGATGAAACTCGTGGAGCGTGCGCTGCGAGATTTTGAGCTGGTGGTGCCCGGGGACCACGTTGCCGTGGGGATCTCCGGGGGGAAAGATTCCCTGCTGCTGGCCGCCGCGATGCTGGAGATCGCAGCCCGAGATGACTTTGATATTCAGGTCACGTTGATTCACCTGGATCAGAATCAACCCGGCTTTGACCGTCAGGGACTCCAGCAGGCGATGACTCGTCTGGGGGTAGCGCTGGAGATTATTGACCGCGATACGCATTCGGTGGTGCAGAGCATGCTGAAGCCCGGGCAGATCCCCTGTGCGATCTGTGGGCGCATGCGCCGGGGCATCCTCAATGCTCACTGTGCCGAGCGGGGCTACACCAAGCTGGCGATGGGCCACCACCTGGACGACGCGGTGGAGACGTACTTTTTGAACCTGCTTTTTGGCAGCCGCCTGGACCCGCTCAAACCGGCCACCCCGGCGGAGACCCACCCGGTGACCACGATTCGCCCGCTGATTCTGGTGGAAGAGCGCAAGATCGAGGCCTGGGTCGAGGAGGTGGGCCTGGCACCGGTGGCCTGTCCGGTCTGCGACACCTTTCCCGATTCGAGTCGCCGTGATGTCAAAACCTTCTGGCAGGGATTCTCGGAGCTGGCGCACCGGGATGTGTACGCCTCGGTGCGCGAGGCGCTCTACGGGAGCTCGGGCCCCTTTGGGGGCGGCGGGAACCATAGCTAG